In Uranotaenia lowii strain MFRU-FL chromosome 2, ASM2978415v1, whole genome shotgun sequence, one genomic interval encodes:
- the LOC129749949 gene encoding uncharacterized protein LOC129749949: MRTIISGIAMKLFICLSALLLVSANAESDQKKPESNAVPLEKKLDKRGLLNLGYGYGINGLDVGYIGGGHFGGAYHSGAHSYGHGSHGFLLGGHTDVTKTVTLVKGVPVPYTVEKHIPYTVEKHIPVPVKVPIPQPYEVIKHVPVPVKEYVKVPVHVPAPYTVEKKVPYPVHVPVDRPYPVKVLVPQPYEVTKHVPYPVKVPVPQPYEVTKHVPVPVKVEVPVPVPYTVEKKVPVEVKVPVDRPYPVHVPAPYPVPVEKPVPYTVEKPYPVHVKVPVDRPYPVPVEKPVPYPVKVPVPQPYYVEKHVPYTVERPVPVPVKVPIDRPYPVTVEKHIPVEKPVPVPVPVKVPVAVPVHSHSHHHHHEPAHHYDTSYTSFSGYGHDYSYHH; encoded by the exons ATGCGAACAATTATAAGTGGGATCGCAATGAAGTTATTT ATCTGTCTGTCAGCACTTTTGTTGGTTTCAGCTAACGCTGAATCAGATCAAAAGAAACCTGAAAGCAATGCAGTGCCTTTGGAGAAGAAGTTAGACAAACGTGGGCTCTTGAATTTGGGGTATGGCTACGGAATCAACGGATTGGATGTTGGATATATCGGCGgtggtcatttcggaggagcaTACCATTCGGGCGCTCACAGCTACGGCCATGGAAGCCACGGTTTCCTGCTAGGAGGACACACTGATGTCACGAAAACAGTGACCCTGGTCAAGGGAGTGCCAGTGCCATACACGGTTGAAAAGCACATTCCTTACACTGTCGAGAAGCACATTCCTGTTCCAGTGAAGGTTCCAATTCCTCAGCCATACGAAGTTATCAAACACGTGCCAGTGCCAGTAAAGGAATACGTTAAGGTCCCCGTACATGTGCCAGCTCCATACACAGTGGAGAAAAAAGTGCCCTACCCAGTCCACGTTCCCGTTGATCGGCCATACCCCGTCAAGGTCCTCGTGCCACAGCCATACGAAGTCACCAAGCACGTCCCTTACCCAGTGAAGGTTCCAGTTCCGCAGCCATATGAAGTTACCAAGCACGTCCCAGTTCCGGTTAAGGTTGAAGTCCCCGTCCCAGTGCCGTACACCGTCGAGAAGAAGGTCCCAGTTGAGGTTAAGGTTCCGGTTGATCGTCCCTACCCAGTCCATGTCCCTGCTCCATACCCGGTCCCAGTCGAGAAACCCGTCCCGTATACCGTCGAGAAGCCATACCCGGTTCATGTTAAGGTTCCGGTTGACCGTCCCTATCCGGTTCCGGTAGAGAAACCGGTCCCATACCCCGTTAAGGTTCCGGTACCTCAGCCCTACTACGTCGAAAAGCAT GTCCCATACACCGTTGAACGGCCAGTCCCAGTCCCAGTGAAGGTCCCGATCGATCGTCCTTACCCAGTAACGGTCGAAAAGCACATTCCGGTGGAAAAACCCGTGCCAGTTCCGGTCCCGGTCAAGGTTCCGGTTGCGGTTCCTGTGCACTCGCACTCGCATCACCACCATCATGAGCCGGCTCACCATTACGATACGAGCTACACCAGCTTCAGCGGCTATGGCCACGACTACAGTTACCACCATTAG